In Streptomyces violaceusniger Tu 4113, one DNA window encodes the following:
- a CDS encoding DUF402 domain-containing protein yields the protein MNFEHPTRRTDDGFETFDLTIDLLIASDLSSWQWKDEDEYAHVRRMGIVSDIEHQAVDLARTQALAMLQARAGLFVDADRWAS from the coding sequence GTGAACTTCGAGCATCCCACCCGCCGCACCGACGACGGATTCGAGACCTTCGACCTGACGATAGACCTGCTCATCGCTTCCGACCTGAGCAGCTGGCAGTGGAAGGACGAAGACGAGTACGCCCACGTGCGGCGCATGGGCATCGTCTCGGACATCGAGCACCAGGCCGTCGACCTCGCCCGCACCCAAGCCCTGGCCATGCTCCAGGCCCGCGCTGGGCTGTTCGTGGACGCCGACCGGTGGGCGTCGTGA
- a CDS encoding response regulator, translating to MRAVIAEDSVLLRVGLIKVLEMGGFQVAAEAGDAEGLLAAVAEHRPELALIDVRMPPGFTDEGVRAAMEIRRRWPGTPVVLLSQYVEERYAADLLPANTSGVGYLLKQRVADVADFVAAVRRVADGGTALDPQVVAQLLLRRDSDPLARLTPREREVLGLMAEGRSNAGIAQALVVSESAVAKHINNIFAKLDLPVVDADHRRVLAVLRFLGASRA from the coding sequence GTGCGCGCGGTGATCGCCGAGGATTCGGTGTTGTTGCGGGTCGGCCTGATCAAGGTGCTGGAGATGGGCGGGTTCCAGGTCGCCGCGGAAGCCGGCGACGCGGAGGGGCTGTTGGCGGCAGTGGCGGAGCACCGGCCCGAACTTGCCTTGATCGACGTCCGGATGCCGCCCGGCTTCACCGACGAGGGGGTGCGGGCGGCGATGGAGATCCGTCGGCGCTGGCCGGGGACGCCGGTGGTGCTGCTTTCGCAGTACGTGGAGGAGCGGTACGCGGCTGACCTGCTGCCTGCGAACACCAGCGGTGTGGGCTACCTGCTCAAGCAGCGGGTTGCCGATGTCGCCGACTTCGTGGCGGCGGTCCGGCGAGTGGCGGACGGGGGCACGGCCCTGGACCCGCAGGTCGTCGCCCAGTTGCTGCTGCGGCGCGACAGCGACCCGCTCGCGCGGCTGACCCCCCGCGAACGGGAGGTGCTCGGCCTGATGGCCGAGGGGCGCTCCAATGCCGGCATCGCGCAGGCGCTGGTGGTCAGCGAGAGCGCCGTGGCGAAGCACATCAACAACATCTTCGCCAAGCTTGACCTGCCCGTGGTCGACGCGGACCACCGCCGCGTCCTGGCCGTGCTGCGGTTCCTCGGAGCGTCCCGGGCCTGA
- a CDS encoding VC0807 family protein has protein sequence MDPSEPTSSPSVPQSARPSAPARTRRLGRLARLALDLGISPLAYYGCLLAGLATLPALLTATGVAALWLAATVLHDRRADGLALAMLLMYGFSAAFAAVTSEPQPLLLRDPLVSALAGFVFLTSCLTATPATVHLASRLHGQPLHDPILLRAHRTETLVCGAGLMAEAVARVLLVLTLPVSTAASLTPPLEFAVLIPLVVWMVRHRRNARTRITAQVPSRTRDPEPAPPSVAFVLERHRGGAR, from the coding sequence ATGGACCCGTCGGAGCCGACCTCTTCGCCTTCAGTACCGCAGTCGGCCCGGCCGTCGGCGCCCGCGCGCACGCGCCGCCTCGGCCGCCTGGCCCGCTTGGCCCTCGACCTGGGCATCTCGCCCCTTGCGTACTACGGCTGTCTCCTCGCGGGTCTGGCCACACTCCCCGCGCTCCTGACCGCGACCGGAGTGGCGGCCCTCTGGCTCGCGGCCACCGTCCTGCACGACCGGCGTGCCGACGGCCTGGCCCTTGCCATGCTCCTCATGTACGGATTTTCGGCCGCCTTCGCCGCCGTGACCTCCGAACCCCAGCCGCTGCTCCTGCGTGACCCACTGGTCAGCGCACTCGCCGGATTCGTGTTCCTCACAAGCTGCCTCACCGCCACGCCCGCCACCGTCCATCTGGCCAGCAGGCTGCACGGTCAACCGTTGCACGACCCGATCCTGCTCCGCGCGCACCGCACGGAGACGCTGGTATGCGGTGCCGGACTCATGGCAGAGGCCGTGGCGCGTGTTCTGCTCGTGCTGACCCTGCCGGTGTCCACGGCCGCCTCGCTCACGCCACCGCTGGAATTCGCCGTCCTCATCCCGCTCGTCGTGTGGATGGTCCGCCACCGCAGGAACGCGCGCACCCGCATCACCGCCCAAGTGCCTTCACGGACGCGGGACCCCGAGCCTGCGCCGCCGTCGGTCGCCTTCGTCCTCGAACGCCATCGAGGGGGTGCGCGATGA
- a CDS encoding VOC family protein: MQITATAISLNVDDVAASAQFLTKHFAFNEAAAAEGFSSLLREDAANVIFLRRGIEVLPEGFRDQHAAGLIVAFTVTDLEAEYERLQNEQVAITMPLREEPWGERLFQVTDPNGVIIQLVDWVTPTQ, encoded by the coding sequence GTGCAGATCACCGCCACCGCCATATCCCTGAACGTCGACGACGTCGCCGCCTCCGCCCAGTTCCTCACCAAGCACTTTGCCTTCAACGAGGCTGCCGCTGCGGAAGGCTTCTCCTCCCTCCTCCGCGAGGACGCAGCCAACGTGATCTTTCTGCGGCGCGGGATCGAGGTCCTGCCCGAAGGCTTCCGGGACCAGCACGCTGCCGGGCTCATCGTGGCCTTCACCGTGACCGATCTGGAGGCCGAGTACGAGCGGCTGCAGAACGAGCAGGTTGCCATCACCATGCCGCTGCGAGAAGAGCCGTGGGGGGAGCGTCTCTTCCAGGTGACCGACCCGAACGGCGTGATCATCCAGCTGGTCGACTGGGTCACCCCGACCCAGTGA
- a CDS encoding ABC transporter ATP-binding protein, with product MSTVRGRGGHEESAADTARATSDAPSGHSGRSSGHSGRSSGHSGRSSGHSGRSSGHSARAAIALRRLAAVCAVTARAAPGTLLLHIALSLLVSALPLATAWLMKLVMDDLASGAPGTLLLPGTAMACLGVTAVVASQAMRYARAELDRRVGLEMQDRLFAAVDGFVGLGKFENPHFLDRLRLAQQAGHETATHVAESILGVVRAGATIGGFLGSLLLVSPVMAGILLVAGVPVLWSEVALARRRARMLWEVGPVERREFFYADLLSSVEAAKEVRLFGIGPFLRDRMLMERRTANAAKRAMNRREIAVQTGLGGLAALVSGGGLLWAVLAARGGALSVGDVTMFVAAIAGVQGALASLAGDAAQGQQTLLMFDHYTAVTQATSDLPVADRPRPLPTLRHGIELRDVWFRYSPDLPWVLRGVDLHIPQGRALALVGLNGAGKSTLVKLLCRFYDPTHGAILWDGVDIRDVDPARLRERVGAVFQDYMQYDMTAAENIALGDLTVLTDGERSHERMRQAAQRAGIDRQLAELPRGYDTLLTRMFFTAEDKGNPETGVVLSGGQWQRLALARAFLRDACTRRELMILDEPSAGLDAEAEHEIHASLRSERNTRTSLLISHRLSALRDADIIVVLKDGRVAERGNHTLLMAAGGEYARLFTLQAGGYQLSAEESPVAPEEAV from the coding sequence GTGAGCACCGTGCGCGGGCGAGGCGGCCATGAGGAGTCGGCGGCGGACACCGCCCGCGCCACTTCCGACGCCCCTTCCGGGCACTCGGGGCGCAGCTCCGGGCACTCGGGGCGCAGCTCCGGGCACTCGGGGCGCAGCTCCGGGCACTCGGGGCGCAGCTCCGGGCACTCGGCGCGCGCCGCGATCGCGCTGCGGCGACTCGCCGCCGTCTGCGCGGTCACCGCCCGCGCCGCCCCCGGCACCCTGCTGCTCCACATAGCACTGTCGCTGCTGGTGAGCGCGCTGCCGCTGGCGACAGCCTGGCTGATGAAGCTGGTCATGGACGATCTGGCGAGCGGTGCCCCGGGAACGCTGCTGTTGCCCGGTACGGCGATGGCCTGCCTCGGTGTGACGGCGGTGGTGGCCTCGCAGGCCATGCGATACGCGCGAGCGGAGCTGGACCGCCGGGTGGGGCTGGAGATGCAGGACCGGCTGTTCGCCGCGGTCGATGGCTTCGTCGGGCTGGGGAAGTTCGAGAACCCGCACTTCCTGGACCGCCTGCGGCTGGCCCAGCAGGCGGGCCACGAGACGGCCACCCATGTCGCGGAGAGCATCCTGGGTGTCGTGCGCGCCGGGGCGACCATCGGTGGATTCCTCGGTTCGCTCCTCCTCGTCAGCCCGGTGATGGCCGGGATTCTGCTGGTGGCGGGGGTGCCCGTGCTGTGGTCGGAAGTGGCCCTGGCACGGCGGCGGGCGCGGATGCTGTGGGAGGTCGGGCCGGTCGAGCGGAGGGAGTTCTTCTACGCCGATCTGCTGTCGAGTGTGGAGGCGGCCAAGGAGGTCCGGCTCTTCGGCATCGGCCCGTTTCTGCGCGACCGGATGCTGATGGAACGGCGTACGGCCAACGCCGCGAAGCGGGCCATGAACCGGCGAGAAATCGCCGTACAGACGGGGCTGGGCGGACTGGCGGCGCTGGTCTCCGGCGGTGGACTGCTCTGGGCGGTCCTCGCGGCGCGTGGCGGGGCGCTGTCGGTGGGCGATGTGACCATGTTCGTGGCCGCGATCGCCGGTGTGCAGGGGGCGCTGGCCTCGTTGGCGGGCGACGCCGCGCAGGGCCAGCAGACGCTGCTGATGTTCGACCACTACACGGCGGTGACGCAGGCCACTTCGGACCTCCCGGTCGCGGACCGACCCCGCCCGTTGCCGACACTGCGCCACGGGATCGAACTCCGGGACGTCTGGTTCCGCTACTCTCCCGATCTCCCATGGGTGCTGCGCGGCGTCGACCTGCACATTCCGCAGGGCCGTGCGCTGGCCCTCGTCGGGCTCAACGGGGCGGGCAAGTCCACTCTGGTGAAGCTGCTCTGCCGGTTCTACGACCCGACGCACGGCGCGATCCTGTGGGACGGCGTGGACATCCGTGACGTAGATCCGGCGCGGTTGCGGGAACGCGTGGGCGCGGTGTTCCAGGACTATATGCAGTACGACATGACGGCGGCGGAGAACATCGCACTCGGCGACCTCACCGTGCTGACGGATGGGGAACGATCGCATGAGCGGATGCGCCAGGCCGCCCAACGGGCCGGGATCGACCGCCAGTTGGCCGAACTCCCCCGGGGCTACGACACCTTGCTGACCCGGATGTTCTTCACGGCGGAGGACAAGGGCAACCCGGAGACGGGCGTGGTCCTCTCCGGCGGTCAGTGGCAACGGCTGGCGCTGGCGAGGGCGTTCCTGCGGGATGCTTGTACGCGCCGCGAACTGATGATCCTCGACGAGCCATCGGCCGGACTCGACGCGGAGGCGGAGCACGAGATCCACGCGTCCCTGCGGAGCGAGCGGAACACCCGTACCAGCCTGCTGATCTCACACCGGCTCAGTGCGCTGCGGGACGCGGACATCATCGTCGTGCTCAAGGACGGGCGGGTCGCCGAGCGGGGAAACCACACCCTGCTGATGGCGGCGGGCGGCGAGTACGCGCGGCTCTTCACGCTCCAGGCCGGTGGCTATCAGCTCTCCGCCGAGGAGTCTCCGGTAGCGCCGGAAGAGGCCGTGTGA
- the aguA gene encoding agmatine deiminase — protein sequence MRTVDSTPAADGFRMPAEWEPHDGCWMAWPQNGYVWREGARPAQRALAALANAVADTGEAVTVTVTGDQYAHARSRLDSRVRVVEMTSWLGWARDIAPTFVVDGTGRRRGVDFAFNGYGNRYPYWATDDQYAQRVLDLTATDRYRAPLVLEGGSFHVDGEGTALVTAETLLDPARNDAPSRTAMHHLMAAYLGVTRTVWIEWGLAYDGTRGHVDNMACFAAPGVVCLTWTDDTSDPQYERSARALEDLRNVQDARGRTLRVEKLPLPGPLHATEAELRGIDRHGVPTTGTAPRPRLAASYTNFYTTEDHLFVPLLDPEHDDEALARLARIHPHHTVVGLPTRELLLGGGNIHCATQQIPSSGAVATGPGNRRRACASRPQWGCVRAS from the coding sequence ATGAGGACCGTGGACAGCACGCCCGCCGCGGACGGCTTCCGCATGCCGGCCGAATGGGAGCCGCACGACGGATGCTGGATGGCGTGGCCGCAGAACGGTTACGTCTGGCGCGAAGGAGCCCGCCCCGCGCAGCGCGCCCTCGCGGCCCTCGCCAACGCCGTCGCGGACACCGGGGAGGCAGTCACCGTCACGGTCACCGGCGACCAGTACGCACACGCCCGCTCCCGCCTCGACTCCCGCGTCCGCGTGGTGGAGATGACCAGTTGGCTGGGCTGGGCCCGGGACATCGCCCCCACCTTCGTGGTCGACGGCACCGGGCGGCGTCGCGGCGTGGACTTCGCCTTCAACGGCTACGGCAACCGCTACCCGTACTGGGCCACCGACGACCAGTACGCCCAAAGGGTGCTCGACCTCACCGCCACCGACCGCTACCGCGCCCCGCTCGTGCTGGAGGGCGGCTCCTTCCACGTCGACGGGGAGGGAACCGCCCTCGTCACGGCCGAGACCCTGCTCGACCCCGCCCGCAACGACGCCCCCTCACGCACCGCCATGCATCACCTCATGGCGGCCTACCTCGGAGTGACCCGCACCGTGTGGATCGAGTGGGGCCTCGCCTACGACGGGACGCGCGGCCACGTGGACAACATGGCGTGCTTCGCCGCCCCCGGGGTGGTCTGTCTGACCTGGACTGACGACACGAGCGACCCCCAGTACGAGCGCAGCGCACGCGCCCTGGAAGACCTGAGAAACGTCCAGGACGCCAGAGGCCGTACCCTCCGGGTGGAGAAACTGCCGCTGCCCGGCCCGCTGCACGCCACCGAGGCCGAGCTTCGAGGCATCGACCGTCACGGAGTCCCGACCACCGGCACCGCGCCACGCCCCCGGCTCGCCGCCTCCTACACCAACTTCTACACCACGGAGGACCACCTCTTCGTCCCCCTGCTCGACCCCGAACACGACGACGAAGCCCTCGCCCGCCTCGCCAGGATCCACCCGCACCACACGGTCGTCGGCCTCCCTACCCGCGAACTCCTCCTCGGCGGCGGCAACATCCACTGCGCCACCCAGCAGATACCGAGCAGCGGTGCGGTGGCGACGGGGCCTGGCAACCGACGCCGTGCATGCGCCAGCCGCCCCCAGTGGGGATGCGTCCGAGCTTCTTGA
- a CDS encoding MauE/DoxX family redox-associated membrane protein → MRGAPLNDSGQAAPEWPTGAFGGRLHAQPALLTSIERVAVQYLVIAVRAMIGVVFLIAFLSKSAGRGRFAAFVESLPAMGVVPPRLVGSAAAAVVTAEGAVCALLILPPDGATVAGLTLAAGLLSVFAAAIARTIRRGTGAACRCFGASAAPLGRRHLLRNVLLTAVAAAAGLMTLADQAPATATGALVAAAAGLVAGALVTVLDDLAELFGPSRARRIPDSTRAHTIRRPSGISGTSGRNHASPDQRRGARGGTVFAGPDPHPGRDQAPAGARRSAGGEGRRPATLGDRTRRAGG, encoded by the coding sequence GTGCGCGGCGCACCGCTGAACGACAGCGGGCAGGCGGCCCCCGAATGGCCAACGGGGGCATTCGGGGGCCGCCTTCACGCTCAGCCCGCGCTCCTTACCTCGATTGAAAGGGTTGCCGTGCAGTATCTGGTGATCGCGGTCCGGGCCATGATCGGCGTGGTCTTCCTGATCGCCTTCCTGAGCAAGTCGGCGGGCCGGGGGAGGTTCGCGGCCTTCGTGGAGTCGCTGCCCGCCATGGGAGTGGTGCCACCACGGCTGGTCGGATCCGCGGCGGCGGCCGTGGTCACAGCGGAGGGCGCGGTCTGTGCCCTGCTCATCCTGCCGCCGGACGGCGCCACCGTGGCCGGGCTGACCCTCGCGGCGGGGCTGTTGAGCGTCTTCGCGGCGGCGATAGCCCGCACGATACGGCGGGGAACGGGCGCCGCCTGCCGGTGTTTCGGGGCCTCGGCGGCCCCGCTCGGCCGTCGCCATCTCCTGCGCAATGTGCTGCTGACCGCCGTCGCAGCGGCGGCCGGCCTGATGACACTGGCGGACCAGGCTCCGGCGACGGCGACGGGAGCCCTCGTGGCGGCGGCGGCCGGGCTCGTCGCGGGTGCCCTGGTGACCGTACTCGACGACTTGGCCGAGCTCTTCGGTCCGTCCAGGGCCCGGCGGATCCCCGATTCGACGCGCGCACACACCATCCGAAGGCCATCCGGGATATCCGGGACATCCGGGAGGAACCATGCCAGTCCTGATCAGCGCCGTGGTGCTCGTGGGGGCACTGTGTTCGCTGGACCTGATCCTCACCCTGGGCGTGATCAAGCGCCTGCGGGAGCACGGCGATCTGCTGGCGGCGAGGGCCGTCGACCGGCCACGCTCGGCGATCGAACTCGGCGAGCCGGTGGGTGA
- a CDS encoding TetR/AcrR family transcriptional regulator, with protein sequence MPKIVDPEQRRRDVVDAVFRVVARGGIQQATLRNVAAEAGLAVGSVRHYFASHRELLMAAAREMVRRVEVRVAAQRERRHPGDDPYLVAQEVAGQFLPLDAGRADETAVWLDFVAAARTDPALGEIAAELHDGLRAVAGRLLHRLGVDDPVAAEHLAAVLDGLTLGATLHPDRLSPDTIRAVLYRHLTQLLGAANESEHPDI encoded by the coding sequence ATGCCGAAGATAGTGGATCCTGAGCAGCGCCGCCGCGACGTCGTGGACGCCGTCTTCCGGGTCGTGGCCCGCGGCGGCATCCAGCAGGCCACACTCCGGAACGTCGCCGCCGAGGCCGGCCTCGCCGTCGGGTCCGTACGGCACTACTTCGCCAGCCACCGCGAGCTCCTGATGGCCGCGGCCCGCGAGATGGTGCGCCGGGTGGAGGTCCGAGTGGCGGCCCAGCGGGAGCGGCGGCACCCCGGGGACGACCCGTACCTGGTGGCGCAGGAGGTGGCGGGTCAGTTCCTGCCGCTCGACGCGGGGCGCGCCGACGAGACCGCCGTCTGGCTGGACTTCGTCGCGGCTGCCCGCACCGACCCTGCCCTGGGCGAGATCGCCGCCGAACTCCACGACGGGCTGCGGGCCGTCGCCGGGCGTCTGCTGCACCGTCTGGGCGTGGACGATCCGGTGGCGGCGGAGCATCTCGCCGCAGTACTCGATGGACTCACCCTTGGCGCGACGCTCCACCCCGACCGCCTGAGTCCGGACACCATCCGGGCCGTCCTGTACCGGCACCTGACCCAACTGCTCGGCGCAGCAAACGAGTCCGAGCACCCGGACATATAG
- a CDS encoding helix-turn-helix domain-containing protein translates to MHEKHPPRTLSSAADSRELITRKPGGAVREHVLGYRGFRFGARQPRCRLLVPDGVVKVMLGFGEPVRIVDAVDPRQSVTGTSMINGLRATATLGEHTGQLSGVTVMLTPIAAFRFFGMPMAELAERNLDPADLLGREAGRLLCRLSECRDWTSRFALLDGVFAAQAGPECAPEVIWTWRRLGRTHGRMRVGDLATETGWSRRRLERRFREQVGLPPKQFAQVMRLQEALRLQDGGLPWAEAAALAGYFDQAHFTRAFKDRVGCTPGRFGTCRASSKPGDPLDFLPDQVTSVLLAE, encoded by the coding sequence ATGCACGAGAAGCACCCGCCGAGGACCTTATCGAGTGCGGCGGATTCGCGAGAGCTGATCACCAGGAAACCCGGCGGCGCCGTGCGCGAGCATGTGCTGGGATACCGGGGCTTCCGGTTCGGGGCGCGTCAGCCCCGATGTCGGCTGCTGGTGCCGGACGGTGTGGTGAAGGTGATGCTCGGGTTCGGCGAGCCGGTGCGGATCGTCGACGCGGTGGATCCGCGCCAGTCCGTCACGGGAACCTCAATGATCAACGGCTTACGGGCCACCGCCACGCTGGGCGAGCACACCGGCCAGTTATCCGGCGTGACGGTCATGCTGACGCCGATCGCGGCCTTCCGCTTTTTCGGCATGCCGATGGCCGAGCTGGCAGAGCGCAATCTGGACCCGGCCGATCTCCTCGGCCGGGAGGCGGGCCGTCTCCTCTGCCGCCTGTCCGAGTGCCGCGACTGGACATCGCGCTTCGCCCTGCTGGACGGGGTGTTCGCGGCCCAGGCCGGGCCGGAGTGCGCGCCCGAGGTGATCTGGACGTGGCGGCGGCTGGGACGCACCCACGGCCGGATGCGCGTGGGGGATCTGGCCACCGAGACCGGATGGAGCCGCCGACGGCTGGAGCGGCGCTTCCGCGAGCAAGTGGGCCTGCCACCCAAGCAGTTCGCCCAGGTGATGCGGCTGCAGGAGGCGCTGCGCCTGCAGGACGGCGGTCTGCCGTGGGCGGAGGCTGCGGCCCTCGCGGGCTACTTCGACCAGGCCCATTTCACCCGGGCCTTCAAGGACCGGGTCGGCTGTACGCCGGGCCGGTTCGGAACCTGCCGGGCGTCCTCCAAGCCCGGCGACCCGCTGGACTTCCTACCCGATCAGGTCACCAGCGTTCTGCTCGCCGAGTGA
- a CDS encoding TIGR03086 family metal-binding protein, with protein sequence MDPSLLTAELVPFHAGQPESEWAPLLAGKAEPAARAWSEPTAWEGEASLGGPPMAATTLGEILIAEFTVHAWDTAVATGQPITVPASLAKATFGVYTREAPRMRGSGLLGDEVPQEAHAPLLDRALALSGRDPRWSPPTPGKRTLPTV encoded by the coding sequence TTGGACCCCAGCCTGCTGACCGCCGAGCTCGTGCCCTTCCATGCCGGACAGCCGGAGTCCGAGTGGGCTCCGCTGCTGGCCGGCAAAGCGGAACCGGCGGCCAGAGCCTGGTCCGAGCCGACGGCGTGGGAGGGGGAGGCGAGCCTGGGCGGACCGCCCATGGCCGCCACTACGCTCGGCGAGATTCTCATCGCCGAATTCACCGTCCACGCGTGGGACACGGCGGTGGCCACCGGTCAGCCCATCACTGTCCCCGCGTCCCTGGCCAAGGCCACATTCGGCGTCTACACGCGTGAGGCACCTCGGATGCGCGGCTCGGGCCTCCTCGGGGACGAGGTGCCGCAGGAGGCCCATGCGCCTCTGCTCGACCGCGCACTGGCCCTGAGCGGCAGGGACCCCCGATGGAGCCCGCCGACCCCCGGCAAGCGCACCTTGCCGACCGTCTGA
- a CDS encoding TlpA disulfide reductase family protein, giving the protein MDLILTLGVIKRLREHGDLLAARAVDRPRSAIELGEPVGEFATHTVDGEPLSRATMTGTTLVGFFTPTCGPCKEQLPKFMEYARTMPGGRDRVLAAVVGDEGLAAPMVTELRSVAKVVTQTRNEDPMGAAFEIMAFPTVLMVAPDAEGDVVVTDDAVDLSRPTLPV; this is encoded by the coding sequence CTGGACCTGATCCTCACCCTGGGCGTGATCAAGCGCCTGCGGGAGCACGGCGATCTGCTGGCGGCGAGGGCCGTCGACCGGCCACGCTCGGCGATCGAACTCGGCGAGCCGGTGGGTGAGTTCGCCACCCACACCGTGGACGGCGAGCCGTTGAGCCGCGCCACGATGACCGGGACCACTTTGGTGGGCTTCTTCACGCCGACCTGCGGACCGTGCAAGGAGCAACTGCCGAAGTTCATGGAGTACGCCCGTACGATGCCCGGCGGACGCGATCGGGTGCTGGCCGCCGTGGTGGGCGATGAGGGCCTGGCCGCGCCCATGGTCACCGAACTGCGGTCGGTGGCGAAGGTCGTGACCCAGACCCGCAACGAGGACCCCATGGGCGCGGCATTCGAGATCATGGCGTTTCCCACGGTGCTCATGGTCGCGCCGGACGCCGAGGGCGATGTCGTGGTCACCGACGACGCGGTGGACCTGTCCCGGCCGACGCTCCCGGTGTGA
- a CDS encoding TetR/AcrR family transcriptional regulator C-terminal domain-containing protein encodes MAKAKDRTGAGDPARTLELLWREAGHNVSRRGPKQQLSIDTVVQTAIELADRDSLDTLTMRHLAQELGVTPMTLYTYVPGKAELLDLMLDTVYQEMPRTEHLPDTSWRTRVTTVAHENRVLFQQHPWVATLPSTRPALGPGLMGKYEHELGAFDGTELDDIERDAALTHLLAFVQSTARTASDTQAADRDSAMSDEQWWSANAPLLARVFDPARYPLATRVGSAAGTAHQGAYNPDHAFDFGLRCVLEGFAALIEKTETRTQSKDR; translated from the coding sequence ATGGCTAAAGCGAAGGACCGCACCGGCGCAGGCGACCCGGCACGCACACTCGAACTGCTGTGGCGCGAGGCAGGACACAACGTCTCCAGACGCGGGCCGAAGCAGCAGCTCAGCATCGACACCGTCGTACAGACCGCTATCGAGCTCGCCGACCGCGACAGCCTGGACACGCTCACCATGCGTCACCTCGCCCAGGAACTCGGCGTGACCCCGATGACGCTCTACACCTACGTCCCGGGCAAGGCTGAGCTCCTGGACCTCATGCTCGACACCGTCTACCAGGAGATGCCCCGCACCGAGCATCTCCCGGACACCTCCTGGCGCACCCGTGTCACGACCGTCGCCCACGAGAACCGGGTCCTGTTCCAGCAACACCCCTGGGTCGCCACCCTGCCCAGCACTCGCCCTGCCCTCGGGCCCGGCCTGATGGGCAAGTACGAGCACGAACTGGGCGCCTTCGACGGAACCGAGCTCGACGACATCGAGAGGGACGCCGCGCTCACCCATCTCCTCGCCTTCGTCCAGTCCACGGCCCGCACGGCATCCGACACCCAAGCCGCCGACCGCGACAGCGCCATGTCGGACGAGCAGTGGTGGTCCGCCAACGCCCCCCTCCTGGCCCGTGTCTTCGACCCCGCCCGCTACCCCCTCGCCACCCGCGTCGGCAGCGCGGCCGGCACGGCCCACCAGGGCGCCTACAACCCCGACCACGCATTCGACTTCGGGCTGCGATGCGTACTCGAAGGCTTCGCCGCACTCATCGAGAAGACCGAGACCCGAACCCAGAGCAAGGACCGTTAG